From Daucus carota subsp. sativus chromosome 6, DH1 v3.0, whole genome shotgun sequence:
ATTCTGGTGGTTTCTATTAAGCTATATCAGCCTGTGTAAAATTGTTACTAACAAAGACTACATTGTATGGATGTGATGTGTGTGATTAGTTGGAACTAGCAAAGATAAAGGAAGCATAAATCGTAAAACAAACTTCCAATTAAACCCGagacttttatataaaaatttcaagctCAACGCCTATCATACTATAAAAGAAAACTTTGACGACATAGCATGGACGTTCCTTGTACACTTTGAAGATTCCTGTGAATAATCTCCGTCACACAACAATTTTACAGAGTCGTGGTCAAAACCTCACAGGAAATCTGTATTCCTTTAGTCAAGTCGAAGGCCAGCAAATTATTGTCATTAGTAATTATCTCACCAAGCATCTAATATACGTGTATAGACGATGTACATAGAGTCCAGAAATTCAATGAGAGATTCtttgttagacacttcagctgcACAGCAGTTGAGAATTTGGCTAAAAACTAGAGTAAGCCAGAAAGGTGATTATCATTAAGAAACTTGAGACTTAATCAAGTTTAAGATATGTGTGTCTGTCACTGTGGGAGCAGTTGAGAATTTGGCTAAAAACTAGAGTAAGCCAGAAAGGTATTTTCATAAAGAAACTTGAGACTTAATCAAGTTTAAGATATGTGTGTCTGTCACTGTGGGAGTGCACAGGGGCACAAATTTGTCTACTGCCTACATATAGCTATCATGTCACCCTTAAGATTTACCATAATCGCATAAGTTAAATCGTCTGCCATAGATCTACCAACTTCACTTTTCTacctttatttttatatctgaCAGTTAGATAATGTCTTCCTACTGGTCAAGAATTTTTGAATCAATAGACCTCAGATTTGTACTAGAACTACAGAGTACAGTGATCAGGGCCGGCTCAACCATAAAAACCAACTAAGCGCTCGCTTAGGGCCCCAAGTCCTAAAAGGGCCTCATTTTTTTATAGTTATATACATGTGTTTAGTTTATAATAGCAAGTTCTAAAAGGGCCtcatttttttatagttttatatatgtgtttagTTTATAATAGCTaaactttaatttttatttatgaaaaaattatttaaaataaatattaattattgtactttaaaaagaatatatatatatatatatatatatatatatatatattaaatattaatatattataaattaaattaacttaaacaaatgaaaattagATTAagcaaattattttaaatttttcagtGATATGTGTAATCACTTAATAAATGCAATAAACATACTGTTTAAATAAATggtatctattttatttttcataaattttacattattataaatcatGTGATTTTTAACTTTTGTGttataatactttttaaaaatttaattagtttaaatgttatattaatatacaaattaacctaaaaaaaataaaaagaagaatatataaaatgatgTATAAATTTTGTGTAAAATGTAAATACAATTATTATGTTCTCATAAATAACttttatgtataattaatttataagaatGCAAAGTATaaactatttaaaatataaaaaataagtataacataaaagtttattataaataatatataaatttatatattaaataaaataaaaatatttttatatatgaaaaaaggCCTCCACTAAAATCTTGCTTAGGGCCTCATATTTAGTTGAGCCGGCCCTGACAGTGattcattaaaaattttatgtgaAAAGCGATCTATACCAATATAATAAACAAAGGGTtgctataatataaaaatagtcAACTGATGTGAAAAGATGCTGAGAACTCGATATCAGGTTAAGAAAAGGTTTTGATCAAACAGTGAATTACCTGCATATTGCCGATTAAATGTGCAAATAACACGAGACCCACAATGGCGATGAGTATGGCAAATGCTGTCTCCTCGATATATGTGCTTGTTGATAAATTCTGCCCATATGAACTAATAGAACAAGGAAAAAGCATTTGTGTTAGATTTGTGGATCCTTATCTCTGTCAACCCTTACAGCCAAAAATCAACCTCTATTATTGATTAAAGTTTCATATTACTGCAAAATAAACCTAACCTTGCATAGACTAGCACTTATTAAAGTGTGTGTACAATTAATATAAAGAGTTTTGAGTGCATCGATTTCCTTGATTTACTAAAGCTACAATATACTGAAAATAACAGAAAATACTATCAAAATGAATATCAGAAGAACAGCTTTTCTTCCAATATTCACAGCTTGACCACAAATCTAAATCAGGCAAAATATAAGATTATTCTTCTTGCGTTATGCGGAGTTCTGCTCCTCAACAAATTTCTTCATAAAGTGGTGAAACTGCATGCATTGATGAGAGAACCTGGAATCTCCATCAATATGTGTGACTGAAAGTATTAAAAGGCCTAGTCGCCTAGATGCCTGGACCTTAATGCAATTTAACTCGCAACCTTTACTCTCTTGTATTTTCCTTTTTGGTCTATGAGTATTCATCTGCCTTTAAGTCTGTATTCTCTCTTTTTACCCAAACAAGCCCGAGTATAAATTACCGATAGGACATATATTATCACTGTAACAAGAGGAGACTTCACATATATGAAAGTCACTATTGtttaagttaatttttaaaGTAGTTACAACATCTTCCAGATATACCATAAAACCTATATCATGTATGTTCACACAGCGTTTCACAGTCCAAGAACAGTAAACAGTATCAGGGAGTTGCAAACATAGTACACTAACAAGAGGGCAACTGTTACCCGGACTCATTTTTGCCTGGAGTACCCATCTCAGACAATTGACACTTggacatgggtatggacactGGATACTTATTTCAGGACATAACCATTACAAAAATTCAAATACTGCAAGTCTGACACTTAGACACTTGGACAATTCCAACCAAATCTGGGTAACAAAGCATTTTCATAACCAAAATATATGGTCGACACATATATGATACTTGGTAAAGCTTCATTAGTAGTTTACTGCTTGCCTAGGAGACTGATTTGCCTTTTTGTGTGTACTTCAAAGTCAGATATACGAGTATGTATCACAGTACTTGGTATTTATACCAAGTTTAGTGTCCGGATTATCTATATCATCAGAACACATTTTTGAAACCAACAAAAATTATTGAGAAGTTCTAACTATGATAGTGTTTTGCCATTCCAAACAACCAATGAGCTAGAAGAAATATACCTTAAGTTCTGTAGACCCCACCACAAACAATAGAAATACTTCTCCATAAAATTTGAGGAGACAACATTTTTCTTGACTGCATCTTCAAAGATGCCATACTTAAAGTCAATCTCATTGTCGGGATTACATTTTTTAAACACATTAGTACTGTCAGCCCAAGTCCTGCGAGTATCATGGTTGAAGGCATAAcaattcaaatattcagagcAATTTCTAGAACTGGTTTCACTATGGCATATTGATTTCCAGCATGAGGCGTGACGGTCCAGTGACAACAAGTACCATGCCGCCCCTAAAACCTACAAGAGAAGTGGAATTTTAGTGTACCAACCACACATTATATACGTGTAAATATAATCCTTGCAATTGATTTCCCCATGCTTGGGTCAAAAGACTCAAAACAGCAGATGCAAGAAAATATTTGTAAGCAACATACATGGCTAGCCAACATGTAGAGTAGCAGATTATATGCAGCCCCTGCCCAAGCAGTTTTTGTCACAACTCcgtttgccttaattatttgtgaactTAATGGGAAAATCAGATAAAATCTCGGAATATATTGGAGTAGCACAATCAATGCAAGGGCATTGTTATTATGATTAGCTCCTGGACTTCTAGTGGCAGGAATAATAAACCAGATGACGATCTGcacaaaagaaaaggaaatcaTGTATATGTTCTTAAGAAAAGTGTCTTCACTTAATAATCAttgatttcttcttcaagtgAGTTGTTATATCCAGAAAACTAGTAACCTAGACACGCACACAATGACACAAACACACAGAGAATACTGGCTATGTTGCGGAAACACAATAATAAAAGCATAGCAATACTAGACATTACCAAACTGTAATCCTCGAATGATTCGACAAAAATTACAACATATTTTGTATATACTTTTTAGTATATATTGTATAGGTAAGCATGATTATTCTGTACAATTGTTATATTTATCAAAGTCTGATTGGGTTTAATATGGTCAATAAGTCGTACATGCTCTATATGAAGTATAATCACTgaagttttaataaaatatacgcTGAGCCCTTTATGCTCCTATGTCAAAATTACGTTTGACAAGTAAGATTAAGATTGGAAATGCAAGACATGGTACCTGAGGAAGAGGCAGTGTTGCAATTAAATCTATAAAGAAGTCAGACCTCATATATCTACGAGCAATCTTCTGGGGATCCATAACAAGCTCCCCCCTCCCAAACACCCGAGAACTTGGTGCAACATAAGCAGTTCGGAATTTAATTACCACGTGCAAAATATAGAATAAATCGGCAACAGTGCGGAAACAAGTCACTATAATTCGTAGATTCAAATCCGTCTTCACACACCATGATTCCTTGCTTCCACCAACACTTGGCAAGTAAAAATACAGTGGATCAATAAAAAGTGCCAGCAAACACGAGATTATGAAAATGCGGTTCCACTGAAGCACAATTTCACTACCCGGATCAAGAATCCTCTTACTCCATGGCTCATAGTCCTCCGAAAACACCTTAGACTTCACAGTTTTAAGATTGTCAGATATTTTATATCTGCTAGGTAACCCAGCGTCACCTTTTAGCAAGGAAGATGAAACATTGTATCCTGATGATGACTTTTGTAGATATGAAGGATCACTTCTTGCCCATAAAGCATCTTTCCTCAACTTAGCATCAGAATAAAACCTGCAGTTTACATGAATTAGCAGAAGGGTTCACGTATCATCTACAAATCCACCTTAGAGCCActgaattaatatattatagcaAAAAAGGTTCGATAATAACCTAGCATTGGTGACTTAGCTATATAATAAACATGTACAAAACCCTGGTAACAGATTAGCTCTACTTTTTAGGGTTTCACAACACTCCTAACAATATCATTGACTGGTAATTAGCTTCTAACACAGTAGTCTGATCAACTAATTctacataaaaataaagatcCATTACACACACATTGTCGGCTCGCAAACAGACAACTACAACAGCCATGAATATCAACTGCGTATCATATCAACAGACTGGTTAATACATTAAATTATACACCATTTTGTATCCCCTTTTGCCCACACTGAACTGATATTCTAGATCCACCACTACACACCATTGACTTAACAAACCACAATCATTAACACTAAAACCAAGCATCAACACAAACCCATCTCATAAAAACACAAATTACAATCACAATAAGTGATTGAGCAAGAATAAGCAACAAAAAGGGTACAAGTAAAAGTACGACTACAAGTGCATACCTCACAAGCTTGTCTTTCTTCACCTCCATACAAAAGCTGAGAGTGATAGTATTGGTATTATAATTATACACCAAGATTCTGAAAAAGAGCctgaaaacaagaaagaaatcaAGATTTATTCAAGACCCATTCGAGAAGGTGTGAAAAAGAATTGTGTGGGTGTGAAAACTGGGCTCATGGGTCTTGAATTTCCAGGAAAAAGATGGTGCTTTATTGGGTTAAAATTTACTAGTGTTGTAGACTTCTAGTGCTACTACCACTTTGTTTTGTAGTGGTCTGTTAATTACACACATGACGCAACACTGTTGTTATGTAAGGAATACGAAGATCAGTCAATTATTTTGACCAGAATTAGACCATCTGGCTGTCAATCCCACAAGATCATGCTTCACATGTACATGCTTCACATGTACATGCTTcacatgtactccctccgtcccgatgAATCGTATACGGTTTCCTTTTTGgtacgtcccatcaattgtatacatattaaaaatagtaaatttttatagggtttgtctagtgtgtgcccatgcgtacacattatacactaaatttgatggttttggtggattttgattggtggacttgatgTAAATGTAGGGGGCCATCTTTATTTATGATTAggtgaccaataaaaatgcaccaaactcacaggagttagtgtttattgtgtgcccatgggcacaccatagaaaaaccgatttttataatataaaa
This genomic window contains:
- the LOC108227637 gene encoding cyclic nucleotide-gated ion channel 17 — translated: MEVKKDKLVRFYSDAKLRKDALWARSDPSYLQKSSSGYNVSSSLLKGDAGLPSRYKISDNLKTVKSKVFSEDYEPWSKRILDPGSEIVLQWNRIFIISCLLALFIDPLYFYLPSVGGSKESWCVKTDLNLRIIVTCFRTVADLFYILHVVIKFRTAYVAPSSRVFGRGELVMDPQKIARRYMRSDFFIDLIATLPLPQIVIWFIIPATRSPGANHNNNALALIVLLQYIPRFYLIFPLSSQIIKANGVVTKTAWAGAAYNLLLYMLASHVLGAAWYLLSLDRHASCWKSICHSETSSRNCSEYLNCYAFNHDTRRTWADSTNVFKKCNPDNEIDFKYGIFEDAVKKNVVSSNFMEKYFYCLWWGLQNLSSYGQNLSTSTYIEETAFAILIAIVGLVLFAHLIGNMQTYLQSLTVRLEEWRLKRRDTEEWMRHRQLPEDLRQRVRCYVQYKWLATRGVDEETILYGLPADLRRDIQRHLCLDLVRRVPFFSQMDDQLLDAICERLVSSLSTENTYIVREGDPVGEMLFIIRGRLESSTTNGGRTGFFNSITLRPGDFCGEELLAWALLPKSTANLPSSTRTVRALVEVEAFALRAEDLKFVANQFRRLHSKKLQHTFRFYSHHWRTWAACFIQAAWRRYKRKMIAKDLLALESFNLSEQSLDGAEEEDEEDKKSGSLKNSQVKMNLGVTILASRFAANTRRGAQRIKSVGLPNVPKKPEEPDFSGEPDD